The Serratia rhizosphaerae genome has a segment encoding these proteins:
- the recC gene encoding exodeoxyribonuclease V subunit gamma yields MFTVYHSNQLDVLKTLTSALIAREPLADPFQQEVVLVQSPGMAQWLQMQLAAQFGIAANIEFPLPATFIWDMFTRVLPGIPKESAFSKDAMTWKLMWLLPDMLTQPEFAPLQHYLTDDGDKRKIHQLAGRVADLFDQYLVYRPQWLESWQRGELVADLPEAQQWQAPLWARLVQYTQELGQPEWHRANLYRRFIATLEQAEQCPTGLPKRVFICGISALPPVYLEALQALGRHIDIHLMFTNPCRYYWGDIQDYAFLARLQSRKRRRHHQAQEQGLFRDPEQAAQLFDAEGEQQLSNPLLASWGKLGRDHLYLLAQMETLQEVDAFVDIPADNMLHGIQRDMLELEDCAVIGTTPETFERSDAKRLLEPDDRSLSLHACHSPQREVEVLHDQLLAMLAGDPQLTARDIIVMVADIDSYTPYIQAVFGNAPADRYLPFAISDRKARQAHPALQAFISLLDLPQSRFTSEQVLLLLEVPALAARFAIQEEGLRLLRHWVAESGVRWGLDDDNVRELALPTTGQHTWRFGITRMLLGYAMDSNVGDWQGVLPYDESSGLAAELAGQLAELLTQLGQWRQRLSETRTLAEWAPLCRQLLESFFAADGDTEAALALIEKQWHQVLEHGVNAQYPDAVPLSLLRDELAARLDQERISQRFLAGQINFCTLMPMRSIPFKVVCLLGMNDGVYPRTLPPLGFDLMAQQVKRGDRSRRDDDRYLFLEAILSAQEKLYISFIGRSIQDNSERYPSVLVTELLEYLQQSYRLPGDEERDVDASARRVSEHLLRWHARMPFAAENFMPDSEAQSYAAEWLPAADGRGQAHPEFNQPLPPEPKTQIALDELQRFYRHPIRAFFQQRLGVSFVLEETELPDEEPFTLDNLSRYQYNNQLLNALIDGDDAAKLYQRIRASGGLPYGAFGEIYWQKQQEEMQDLAAQVREERKTSGSLELDIDVAGVHIGGWLHQVQEDGLLRWRPAALSAVDGILLWLEHLLYCCAGGQGESRMLGRKNSVWRFAALPAEAAQEQLAELVAGYQRGLCQPLMLLNKSGWAWLSQCYQPENQAIDWNEETQSKARGKLLQAWQGDQRIPGEGEDPYVQRVLRQLDSEALAQILAETERYLLPLARYNLG; encoded by the coding sequence ATGTTTACGGTTTATCATTCCAATCAGCTGGACGTGCTGAAAACGCTAACCAGCGCCCTGATCGCCAGAGAACCGTTGGCAGACCCTTTCCAGCAGGAGGTCGTGCTGGTGCAAAGTCCGGGGATGGCGCAGTGGCTGCAGATGCAGCTGGCCGCGCAGTTCGGGATTGCCGCCAATATCGAATTTCCGCTGCCGGCGACCTTTATCTGGGACATGTTTACCCGAGTGCTGCCGGGCATCCCTAAAGAGAGCGCCTTCAGTAAAGACGCCATGACCTGGAAGCTGATGTGGCTGCTGCCCGATATGCTGACACAGCCCGAGTTTGCCCCGCTGCAGCACTACCTGACCGACGACGGCGATAAGCGCAAGATCCACCAGCTTGCCGGACGCGTAGCTGATCTGTTCGACCAATATCTGGTGTACCGGCCGCAGTGGTTGGAAAGCTGGCAACGCGGGGAGTTGGTCGCCGATCTGCCTGAGGCGCAGCAGTGGCAGGCGCCGCTGTGGGCGCGGCTGGTGCAGTATACCCAGGAACTGGGGCAGCCGGAGTGGCACCGTGCCAACCTGTATCGCCGCTTTATTGCCACGCTGGAGCAGGCGGAACAGTGCCCGACGGGGCTGCCGAAACGGGTATTTATCTGCGGCATTTCAGCGTTGCCGCCGGTCTATCTGGAGGCGCTGCAGGCACTGGGCAGGCATATTGATATTCACCTGATGTTCACTAACCCGTGCCGTTACTACTGGGGTGATATTCAGGACTATGCATTTCTGGCACGGCTGCAAAGCCGTAAGCGGCGTCGCCACCACCAGGCGCAGGAGCAGGGGTTATTCCGCGATCCTGAACAGGCGGCGCAGCTGTTCGACGCCGAAGGCGAGCAGCAGTTGAGCAACCCGCTGCTGGCGTCATGGGGCAAGTTGGGACGAGACCATCTGTATCTGTTGGCGCAGATGGAAACGCTGCAGGAGGTTGACGCTTTTGTCGATATCCCGGCGGACAACATGCTGCACGGCATACAGCGCGATATGCTGGAGCTGGAGGATTGCGCGGTGATCGGCACCACGCCGGAAACTTTTGAACGCAGCGATGCCAAGCGCCTGTTGGAGCCCGACGATCGCTCACTCAGTCTGCACGCCTGCCACAGCCCGCAGCGTGAGGTCGAAGTGCTGCATGACCAACTGCTGGCGATGCTGGCGGGCGACCCGCAGCTTACCGCGCGCGATATCATTGTGATGGTCGCCGATATTGACAGCTATACGCCGTATATTCAGGCGGTGTTCGGCAACGCGCCGGCGGATCGCTACCTGCCGTTTGCCATTTCCGACCGTAAAGCGCGTCAGGCTCATCCGGCGTTGCAGGCGTTTATCTCATTGCTGGATTTGCCACAGAGCCGCTTTACCTCTGAACAGGTGCTGCTGCTACTGGAGGTACCGGCTCTGGCCGCACGCTTTGCCATTCAGGAGGAGGGGCTGCGCCTGCTGCGCCACTGGGTGGCTGAATCCGGCGTACGCTGGGGGCTGGATGATGACAACGTGCGCGAGCTGGCGCTGCCGACCACCGGCCAGCACACCTGGCGCTTCGGCATTACCCGCATGCTGCTGGGCTATGCCATGGACAGCAACGTCGGCGACTGGCAGGGTGTGCTGCCGTACGATGAGTCCAGCGGGCTGGCGGCGGAGCTGGCGGGCCAACTGGCAGAACTGCTGACGCAGCTTGGCCAGTGGCGTCAGCGTCTCAGCGAAACGCGCACCCTGGCGGAGTGGGCGCCGCTGTGCCGCCAGCTGCTGGAGAGTTTTTTTGCCGCCGATGGCGACACGGAAGCCGCGCTGGCGCTGATAGAAAAGCAGTGGCACCAGGTGTTGGAACATGGCGTTAATGCGCAGTATCCCGACGCGGTTCCGCTGAGCCTGCTGCGTGACGAGCTGGCGGCGCGTCTCGATCAGGAGCGGATCAGCCAGCGTTTTCTGGCCGGGCAGATCAACTTCTGCACGCTGATGCCGATGCGTTCCATCCCGTTCAAGGTGGTGTGCCTGCTCGGCATGAACGACGGCGTTTACCCGCGCACGCTGCCGCCGCTGGGCTTTGATCTGATGGCGCAGCAGGTGAAACGTGGCGACCGCAGCCGCCGCGACGACGACCGTTATCTGTTCCTGGAAGCCATTTTGTCCGCGCAGGAAAAATTGTATATCAGCTTTATCGGCCGCTCGATTCAGGACAACAGCGAACGTTATCCCTCGGTGCTGGTGACGGAGTTACTGGAGTACCTGCAGCAGAGTTACCGTCTGCCGGGAGATGAGGAACGGGATGTCGACGCCAGCGCGCGCCGGGTTAGCGAACATTTACTTCGCTGGCATGCCCGTATGCCGTTTGCTGCGGAAAATTTCATGCCGGACAGCGAGGCGCAAAGCTACGCCGCCGAATGGCTGCCGGCCGCCGACGGACGCGGCCAGGCGCACCCCGAGTTCAACCAGCCGCTGCCGCCCGAACCCAAAACACAGATCGCGCTGGATGAGCTGCAGCGTTTTTATCGCCACCCGATCCGCGCATTCTTCCAGCAGCGTCTGGGCGTTAGCTTTGTTCTGGAAGAGACCGAGCTGCCGGACGAAGAGCCGTTTACGCTGGATAATCTCAGCCGCTATCAGTACAACAACCAACTGCTGAACGCGCTGATTGACGGCGACGATGCGGCAAAATTGTATCAGCGCATCAGGGCCTCCGGCGGTTTGCCTTACGGCGCTTTCGGCGAGATTTACTGGCAGAAGCAACAGGAAGAGATGCAGGATCTGGCGGCGCAGGTGCGTGAGGAGCGCAAGACAAGCGGCAGCCTGGAATTGGATATCGATGTGGCGGGCGTGCATATCGGCGGCTGGCTGCATCAGGTGCAGGAAGATGGCCTGCTGCGCTGGCGGCCGGCCGCTCTGTCGGCGGTGGACGGCATTCTGCTGTGGCTGGAGCATTTGCTGTATTGCTGCGCGGGCGGTCAGGGGGAAAGCCGCATGCTGGGGCGCAAGAACTCAGTCTGGCGTTTTGCCGCGCTGCCGGCGGAAGCCGCGCAAGAGCAGTTGGCGGAGCTGGTGGCTGGCTATCAGCGCGGCCTGTGCCAGCCTCTGATGCTGCTTAATAAGAGCGGTTGGGCCTGGTTAAGCCAGTGTTATCAGCCGGAAAATCAGGCGATTGACTGGAACGAAGAGACGCAGAGTAAAGCGCGCGGTAAGCTGCTGCAGGCCTGGCAGGGCGATCAGCGCATTCCCGGCGAAGGGGAGGACCCTTATGTCCAGCGGGTGCTGCGTCAGCTGGATAGTGAGGCCCTGGCGCAAATTTTAGCGGAAACAGAACGTTATTTGCTGCCGCTTGCCAGATATAACCTGGGATAA
- a CDS encoding YgdB family protein produces MNGRDSQRGSVLAAVMLVLLMGLLLLGAQQKQLDSALPLAVEQRRYLQAYNQASSALNWGLAQSWPPSLLNAGAWRCQRQPASGLQACVKRASRANMILLRGRGEVAAAEPLWLYQLTTPDAHARLRAEPGGWLDFCPEKDAAACAD; encoded by the coding sequence ATGAACGGACGGGACTCTCAGCGCGGCAGCGTGCTGGCAGCGGTGATGCTGGTGCTGCTGATGGGGTTGCTGCTGCTGGGCGCTCAGCAAAAACAGCTGGATAGTGCCCTGCCGCTGGCAGTGGAACAGCGGCGCTACCTGCAGGCGTATAATCAGGCATCGTCGGCGCTGAACTGGGGGCTGGCGCAATCCTGGCCGCCGTCGTTGCTGAATGCAGGAGCGTGGCGCTGTCAGCGGCAACCTGCGTCGGGGCTACAGGCCTGCGTCAAGCGCGCCTCCCGGGCGAACATGATACTGCTGCGCGGGCGGGGGGAGGTGGCTGCGGCGGAACCGCTCTGGCTGTACCAGCTGACCACGCCGGATGCGCATGCTCGCCTGCGGGCAGAACCGGGCGGCTGGCTGGATTTTTGCCCGGAAAAGGATGCTGCGGCCTGTGCGGATTAA
- a CDS encoding prepilin peptidase-dependent protein: MNDNSHNNACRQRGITLMELLLAVLISAMLSGWGVSHWRHHQQALRLEQAAQQLLVFLQRLQADANWRNRTALLWFKPHGRWCLGSGDEPADCLQPARWLFAPPSDDIQLLDFTRKELGFYGVRNSAQAGHIRLGNRAGQLQVVLSAQGRLRICSMGAALRGIRAC, encoded by the coding sequence ATGAACGATAACTCTCACAACAACGCCTGCCGGCAGCGGGGAATCACGCTGATGGAACTGCTGTTGGCAGTTTTGATTAGCGCGATGCTGAGCGGTTGGGGCGTCAGTCACTGGCGGCATCACCAGCAGGCGCTGCGGCTGGAGCAGGCCGCCCAACAGCTGCTGGTGTTTTTACAACGCCTGCAGGCCGATGCCAACTGGCGCAACCGCACGGCATTGCTGTGGTTTAAACCGCATGGGCGCTGGTGCCTGGGCAGCGGCGATGAACCGGCTGACTGCCTGCAGCCGGCAAGGTGGCTTTTCGCGCCGCCGAGCGATGATATACAACTGCTCGACTTCACCCGTAAAGAGCTGGGTTTTTATGGAGTGCGCAACAGCGCGCAGGCCGGACATATCCGTCTGGGCAACCGCGCCGGTCAGTTGCAGGTAGTGCTTTCCGCCCAGGGGCGCTTGCGCATTTGCAGCATGGGGGCCGCGCTGCGCGGGATCCGCGCATGTTAA
- a CDS encoding prepilin peptidase-dependent protein, giving the protein MLTSARGFTLPEVLLAMAAGSLIILAATKAYPALRQQSAAFLGAYQLELRLRQAAFGIEKDLRRAGFCAGTCIGRAMSIARHAGEAPDSCVIVAYDLNRNGRWEATGDEAEKFGYRLREGRLERQRGVSQCNGGGWENLFERDDVRIEAFSIRLLPGKNGRRLLRLTLGGRSASAEALTRSMRWDINVEAPSA; this is encoded by the coding sequence ATGTTAACGTCAGCGCGCGGGTTCACCCTGCCTGAGGTGCTGTTGGCCATGGCGGCGGGCAGCCTGATTATTTTGGCGGCGACGAAGGCCTATCCTGCGCTGCGTCAGCAAAGCGCGGCGTTTCTCGGCGCTTATCAGCTGGAGCTAAGGCTGCGGCAGGCGGCGTTTGGTATTGAAAAAGATCTGCGCCGCGCGGGATTTTGCGCCGGGACGTGCATCGGGCGGGCGATGAGTATCGCGCGGCATGCCGGGGAGGCGCCCGACAGCTGCGTCATCGTCGCCTATGATTTGAACCGCAACGGCCGCTGGGAAGCGACGGGCGACGAGGCGGAGAAATTCGGCTACCGCTTACGTGAAGGGCGGCTTGAGCGCCAGCGCGGCGTTAGTCAGTGTAACGGCGGCGGCTGGGAAAACCTGTTTGAGCGTGACGATGTGCGCATTGAAGCCTTCAGCATTCGCCTGCTGCCGGGAAAAAACGGACGGCGCCTGCTGCGGCTGACGCTGGGCGGTCGTTCGGCGAGCGCGGAGGCGCTGACGCGCTCAATGCGGTGGGATATCAATGTGGAGGCGCCGTCAGCATGA
- a CDS encoding prepilin-type N-terminal cleavage/methylation domain-containing protein — translation MLRPVRINGNSGVGRHQRGFSLPEVLIAALLFSVSLLGLLQYHQVLLQGLQRQWQYRQAWSLAHQQLEQLAAGRDADDAMAPGWRRELQYGDIDGACRQVTVTIATPLHQQAQLSRWYCGDD, via the coding sequence ATGCTGCGGCCTGTGCGGATTAACGGCAACAGCGGGGTGGGCCGGCATCAGCGCGGCTTCAGCCTGCCGGAAGTATTAATCGCGGCGCTGTTATTCTCGGTGTCGCTGCTCGGCCTGTTACAATACCATCAGGTATTATTACAGGGGCTGCAGCGGCAATGGCAGTATCGGCAGGCCTGGTCGCTGGCCCATCAGCAGTTGGAGCAGTTGGCCGCCGGTCGCGACGCCGACGATGCCATGGCGCCCGGCTGGCGGCGCGAGCTGCAGTACGGCGATATTGACGGTGCTTGCCGGCAGGTCACGGTCACGATAGCTACGCCACTGCATCAACAGGCCCAGCTTAGCCGCTGGTATTGCGGCGACGACTAA